GAACGAGCTGGAGGCGCTGACCGTCAACGTCGACCCGGTCGAGACGAAGGCGCTCAGGGAGGAGTGGGAGCGGCGCGGCATCAACGTCCCGCTCAAGATCCTCGACTCGCCGTACCGCGAGATCACCCGCCCGGTGATCGAGTACGTCAAGAACATCCGCCGCGAGAGCCCGCGCGAAGCCGTCTCCGTCTACATCCCCGAGTACGTCGTCGGCCACTGGTACGAGCACCTGCTGCACAACCAGAGCGCCCTGCGACTCAAGGGCAGGCTCCTCTTCACCCCGGGCGTCATGGTGACCTCCGTCCCGTACCAGCTCCAGTCCTCCGAGGCCGCGAAGAAGCGGGCCCGGAAGCGCCAGGACTGGAACGCGCCGGGATCGGTCCGCCGAGGCCCCGTCGAGAAGCGCCCGAAGGAACCGACCGCAAAGAACAACTAGACTGGTGGGCTGCCGTCCGAACGGCAGCCCACGGTCACTTCCCCGTACCTCCCCCTTGGAGTCTCCCCGCCATGCAGAACACCCCTGTTTCGTCGTTGGTCGGGGAAGAGTACGAGGTCGAGGTCGGCCCGGTGGCCCACGGCGGCCACTGCATCGCCCGCACCGAGGCGGGCCGCGTCCTCTTCGTCCGGCACGCGCTGCCCGGCGAGAAGGTCGTCGCCCGCGTCACCGAGGGCGAGGAGACCTCCCGCTTCCTGCGCGCCGACGCGATCACGATCCTCGAGCCCTCCAAGGACCGCGTCGAGGCTCCCTGCCCCTTCGCCGGCCCCGGCAAGTGCGGCGGCTGCGACTGGCAGCACGCCAAGCCCGGCGCCCAGCGCCGCCTCAAGGGCGAGGTCATCGCCGAGCAGCTCCAGCGGCTCGCCGGCCTCACCCCGGAGGAGGCCGGCTGGGACGGCACCGTCATGCCGGCCGAGGGCGACAAGCTGCCGCCGGGCGAGGTCCCGCAGTGGCGCACCCGTGTCCAGTACGCGGTCGACGCCGAAGGCCACGCGGGTCTGCGCAAGCACCGCTCGCACGAGGTCGAGATCATCGACCACTGCATGATCGCCGCCCAGGGCGTCTCCGAACTCGGCATCGAGAAGCGCACCTGGGAAGGTATGGCCTCCGTCGAGGCCATCGCGGCCTCGGGCTCCGGCGACCGCCAGGTGATCCTGACCCCGCGCCCCGGCGCCCGCCTCCCCCTGGTCGAACTGGACAAGCCGGTCTCCGTCCTCCGCGTCGACGAGAAGGACGGCGGAGTCCACCGCGTCCACGGCCGCGCCTTCGTCCGCGAGCGGGCCGACGAACGCACCTACCGCGTCGGCAACGGCGGCTTCTGGCAGGTCCACCCGCAGGCCGCCCAGACCCTCATGCTCGCCGTCATGCAGGGCCTCACCCCCCGCAAGGGCGACACCGCCCTCGACCTCTACTGCGGCGTCGGCCTCTTCGCGGGCGCCATCGCCGACCGCGTCGGCGAGCGGGGCGCGGTGCTCGGCATCGAGTCCGGCAAGCGCGCCGTCGAGGACGCCCGCCACAACCTGGCCGGGTTCCCGCGCGTCCGCATCGAGCAGGGCAAGGTCGAGTCGGTCCTCCCGCGCACGGGCATCACCGACGTCGACCTCATCGTCCTGGACCCGCCCCGCGCCGGCGCCGGCAAGCAGACCGTCCACCACCTGGCCGGCCTCGGCGCCCGCCGCATCGCCTACGTCGCCTGCGACCCGGCGGCCCTGGCCCGCGACATCTCCTACTTCGCCGACCGCGGCTACCGCGTCCGCACCCTCCGCGCGTTCGACCTGTTCCCGATGACGCACCACGTGGAGTGCGTGGCGATCCTGGAGCCGGTGAAGAAGGACGCCTGATCTGCGGTTTTGTGGGTGTGCTTTTTGCGCGCTGTGGGCGATATCTTGACGCTGAGGTGACGCTCGTGACGCCCATTTGACGCTCGTTCTGATGGGGTGTCAGGCGATCGTCGGGGAGGGCCGGGCCGCGGCGCGTACCGATGAACAGACGCGCTGCGGCGAAAGCGATGGAGCACGGCGAGCGAAGCTCGTCGGCTCCGTTTCGCTCTTGTGCGATCGATGAGGAAGCGTTGCCGACCATCGCCTGAGAAGGCAGTGCTAATCGCCTCGACGCGCGGCTAATATCCAGCTTCAGTACCGGCATGCGTCCGGCCGCTGGCCTGCTGCACGTCTTAAGGAGATCGGAAGCCCGGTGAGCAGTGCTCGTTCTGGTGGGCGGGTGCTGGCTGCCCACCCCGGTGACCCCAAGCGCGTCGGCCCCTACCGGATCATCGGACGCCTCGGCTCAGGGGGCATGGGCACGGTGTTCGCCGGCCTTGACGCCGCCGGTCTACGGGTCGCGGTCAAGGTCGTCCACCCTGCTCAGGCGGACGACGCGGAGTTCCGGGCGCGCTTCCGCCGAGAAGTGCAGCTCTCCGCCCGTGTCCAGGGCCCCTGCCTCATACCCCTGATCGCGGCTGACGTCGAAGCACCGTCGCCGTGGCTGGCCACTGCCTATGCCCCAGGGCTCACCCTCGATCGGTACATCGCCGCGCACGGGCCGCTGGCCGGTGGAACCCTCTACGCCTTTGCTGCGGGCACAGCCCAGGCCCTCGCGGCCATTCACGCCGCGGGTGTCGTCCACAGGGACGTCAAGCCGCAGAACGTCATCCTGACCCCGGTCGGTCCCCGAGTCCTGGACTTCGGCATCGCTCATGCCGCCGACGGCACATCCGTGACGCGCACCGGCATTCTGACCGGCACCCCAGGATGGATCAGCCCTGAGCACTACCGCACCGGTACAACGGGCCCCGAGGGCGACATGTTCGTCTGGGGCACTCTCATAGCCTTCGCAGCCACCGGTCGTGCGCCCTTCGGCGGGGGAGCCCCCGACGCGGTCGCCTACCGGGTCATGTCCGAGGAACCTGATCTGCGTGGCCTTCCTGGTGAACTCCACGCCATCGTGAGCAGCGCTCTTGCCAAGGAGCCGGGGGACCGAGCCACAGCGTGGGACGCTGCCGAGACATGTGCCGTTCTCCTCGCAGCCCAGGCCACACAGGTCGCGCCGACGGGTGCGGAGCCGACACTGGTGGGCGATCTCGTCGCTGCCCAGTGGGACGTCCCCACTCCGGACGACCCGAACTGGAGACGTCCTGCCCGTTCCAGCAGACGACTCGTCGGCATCGCGGCGGTGGTGGGCACTGTCATAGGTGGCCTGGCGGGTGGAGCGCTGGCCCTGCAGCCCGACAAGACGGAGACGGCTTCGACGAGTTCCCCTCCTCCCGCCGGCGCATCCCCCAGCAAGACCGCCACCATGCCGGCTTCCGCTTCACCCGCAGCAAGCTCCCAGGCTGTGGTGGACGCCGCGTCATCCCCTACTCCTGCGAACGCGGACGAGGCGACGATCGACACGTGGCGTGCAGCTCGTCGTGCCAAAGGGGAAGTGGAGATCGAGACCGAGGCCGCACTCGGGCACGACCTCAGCTACGGCATGGGCGAGGAGTACAACTACAGCGGTCAGTACGACGTGGGCTACGCCCCGTCTCGGAGAGAGCTCTACATAGCTATCAGCGGCCCGGCCGTGGAGTCACGTGTTGTGCAGGGAGTAGCCAAGAACGCCTGCCTCACCTTGCGCATGATGGCGGGCATCTACAAGTCCCTTCCGTACGACGAGTACGTCTTGGTCGACAACACCACGTCCACGGCGCCGGCGATCGTGTGGGAGGACGACTTCCGTGCCAACACCGGCTGCATCACGCAGACCATCGACCGCACTGCCGCCGACCCCGGGCAGGAGCCGAGCTGGCACCCCGCCGAAGAAGGACTGGCCGCGGCCCAGATCCCCAGCGTCGACAAGCGCGAAATCAGAGTGGCAACCGAGGCGGTCCACCAGCTCTTTGTCGACTGGAACGCCAACTCCCGTCTGTTCGAAGACCCCCGCTACATCAGCGACCAGAACACCAGCATCGGCTTCGCTCCGCACGAAGGCGTGATGTACGTGTGGGCCACGAAGCCCGAGTGGGACCAGAGCACGCGAGAGGAGTGGGCAGAGGCCGCCGCCGGCGTTGCCTGCCGGACAGTTCTCGCGGAATCTCGCGCGGGGCAGGCATGGGGCTACGCCCAGTACGCGGTGGCGGTACTTGACAGCGCTGGAGGCACGGAGTTCCTTCGCTGGGGCACGGCCGGCAGCTGCACGAGTTGACCTCGTCTCAGGCCAGCATTTGTTGCGTCCGGTGGAGGTCAGCCGAACGCAAGGTTTGTAGAGGCCGAACGCAGGACCTTGGATCTGCCAGCCCAGCGAGTGCGCCCCGCTGGGCTGGCATCGAGGTTCGGTGAGGTTTCAACTGAGGGGCCCTACACCCATTGGTGTGCCGCGCAGCTTCGCTGCCGAGTGTTTAGAAGGCACTTGGTGGGTGGGGGAGTGGGATGGCTCTGACCTGAGCGGATGGGTGACGGCGGTGGCCGCTCCCGAAAACCTCGGGCGTTTTCGGGACGGCGGGGCTGTGGAACGGTCCTTCCGGGTAGGGGTGCAGGAGTGCGTCCTCGGTGGTTGCGGACACCGTTTTTGCCGAACTCCGGAGTTCGAACGTCGTCTGACGGGCCGGCAAGGTGGCTACACCGACCAGAGCTTGGTGTAGTTCTCGATTTCCTCGGCCGTCAGTCTGCTGACGCCCTCGATGCGCATCGCTTGTGTGTCCCAAGGTTTCGTGTCCTGCAGCAGAGGGGTGAGCAGCACTGCGAGCGTCACGCTTTCCTCCGGTAGGCCGGTTGCCTGCGTCACTTCGTGGTGTCGGAGAAGGACGTACGACATGAAGGCAGTCTGTACGTACGGATCGTGGCGAGTGGCGCACCCGAGGACGAGCTGCCGGGTGCCGGTCGGCTTGATGACGCGACGCCAGCGCCACTTGATCCCCCCGTTGGGGGCATTGTGGACGTCGCCAAGCATGTCCAGGAGCAGCCTGCCCCACTCCTCGCGCAAGCTGACGGGGAGGCCCGCGTCGACCTCGGATAGCAGTGTGAGCCGGTTCTTCTCGGTCATGCCCTCTTTCATTGTGCTGGTGGCGATGTCTTCGAGAATCATCCGGGTGACCAGGTGGGCTTGGTTGGCACCGGATCCCACCGGATCCCACCGGCGCCTGAGGCAGCAGCGGCGCAGAGAGGTGGTCACCGCCGAGCACGAGGACGGCCGGGTTGACCTCTCCCGGCGTGGCCGCGAGGTCCTTGGCGGCCAGTTCGTAATAACGGACGGG
Above is a genomic segment from Streptomyces sp. NBC_00094 containing:
- a CDS encoding serine/threonine-protein kinase, with protein sequence MSSARSGGRVLAAHPGDPKRVGPYRIIGRLGSGGMGTVFAGLDAAGLRVAVKVVHPAQADDAEFRARFRREVQLSARVQGPCLIPLIAADVEAPSPWLATAYAPGLTLDRYIAAHGPLAGGTLYAFAAGTAQALAAIHAAGVVHRDVKPQNVILTPVGPRVLDFGIAHAADGTSVTRTGILTGTPGWISPEHYRTGTTGPEGDMFVWGTLIAFAATGRAPFGGGAPDAVAYRVMSEEPDLRGLPGELHAIVSSALAKEPGDRATAWDAAETCAVLLAAQATQVAPTGAEPTLVGDLVAAQWDVPTPDDPNWRRPARSSRRLVGIAAVVGTVIGGLAGGALALQPDKTETASTSSPPPAGASPSKTATMPASASPAASSQAVVDAASSPTPANADEATIDTWRAARRAKGEVEIETEAALGHDLSYGMGEEYNYSGQYDVGYAPSRRELYIAISGPAVESRVVQGVAKNACLTLRMMAGIYKSLPYDEYVLVDNTTSTAPAIVWEDDFRANTGCITQTIDRTAADPGQEPSWHPAEEGLAAAQIPSVDKREIRVATEAVHQLFVDWNANSRLFEDPRYISDQNTSIGFAPHEGVMYVWATKPEWDQSTREEWAEAAAGVACRTVLAESRAGQAWGYAQYAVAVLDSAGGTEFLRWGTAGSCTS
- a CDS encoding class I SAM-dependent RNA methyltransferase, which codes for MQNTPVSSLVGEEYEVEVGPVAHGGHCIARTEAGRVLFVRHALPGEKVVARVTEGEETSRFLRADAITILEPSKDRVEAPCPFAGPGKCGGCDWQHAKPGAQRRLKGEVIAEQLQRLAGLTPEEAGWDGTVMPAEGDKLPPGEVPQWRTRVQYAVDAEGHAGLRKHRSHEVEIIDHCMIAAQGVSELGIEKRTWEGMASVEAIAASGSGDRQVILTPRPGARLPLVELDKPVSVLRVDEKDGGVHRVHGRAFVRERADERTYRVGNGGFWQVHPQAAQTLMLAVMQGLTPRKGDTALDLYCGVGLFAGAIADRVGERGAVLGIESGKRAVEDARHNLAGFPRVRIEQGKVESVLPRTGITDVDLIVLDPPRAGAGKQTVHHLAGLGARRIAYVACDPAALARDISYFADRGYRVRTLRAFDLFPMTHHVECVAILEPVKKDA